A region of Pseudomonas marginalis DNA encodes the following proteins:
- a CDS encoding response regulator transcription factor — translation MIRVLLVDDDQELTDMLSQYLAREGFEATAVHTGEEGEEEALSGRYSIVVLDVMLPQRSGIEVLRRIRVVSQVPVVLLTARGDNIDRITGLELGADDYVPKPSSPGELVARLRAIMRRVQPVGQPTTEVITTGALVLWPGRRQALWNGLELGVTSTEFSLLEELARSAGQVVSKKDLSLNALGCPLTRYDRRIDVHISSIRQKLGPRPDAKAWIQSVRGLGYLLIAE, via the coding sequence ATGATCCGCGTACTGTTGGTCGACGACGACCAGGAACTGACTGACATGCTGAGCCAATACCTCGCGCGCGAAGGCTTTGAGGCCACGGCCGTGCACACGGGGGAGGAGGGCGAGGAGGAGGCGCTGTCGGGGCGCTACAGCATTGTGGTGCTGGACGTCATGCTGCCCCAGCGCTCGGGCATCGAGGTACTCCGGCGCATCCGCGTCGTCAGCCAGGTACCCGTAGTGCTGCTCACCGCCCGTGGCGACAACATCGACCGCATCACCGGCCTGGAACTCGGCGCCGATGATTACGTGCCCAAGCCCAGCTCCCCCGGCGAACTGGTCGCGCGCCTGCGCGCCATCATGCGCAGGGTGCAGCCGGTGGGCCAGCCGACCACCGAAGTGATCACGACCGGCGCGCTGGTGTTGTGGCCCGGCAGGCGCCAGGCCCTGTGGAACGGCCTCGAGCTGGGCGTGACCAGCACCGAGTTCAGCCTGCTGGAAGAGCTGGCCCGCAGTGCCGGCCAGGTAGTGAGTAAAAAGGATCTGTCACTCAATGCCCTCGGTTGCCCGCTGACCCGCTACGACCGGCGCATCGACGTGCATATCAGCAGCATCCGGCAAAAACTCGGGCCGCGCCCGGACGCCAAGGCCTGGATCCAGAGCGTGCGCGGCCTCGGCTATTTGTTGATTGCCGAATGA
- the bamA gene encoding outer membrane protein assembly factor BamA, which yields MNFSRLLCSVALLLNTSLALAQGFKISDIRINGLQRVSAGSVFGALPLNVGDEADDRRLVDSTRALFKTGYFQDIQLSREGDVLIINVVERPSVASIEFEGNKAIATDDLMKGMKQSGLAEGEIFQRATLEGIRNELQRQYVAQGRYSASVDAQVVAQPRNRVGLKIKIDEGEVASIQHINVVGNTVFADDALIDQFTLKTSNWLSFFKNDDKYAREKLSGDLERLRSYYLDRGYINMDITSTQVSMTPDKKHVYITVNIHEGQKYTVREVKLSGELKVPQDQVQSLLLVQKGQVFSRKLMTTTSELITRRLGNEGYTFANVNGVPQAHDEDHTVDVTFSVDPGKRAYVNRINFRGNTKTDDKVLRREMRQMEGGWASTYLIDQSKVRLERLGFFKEVNVETPAVAGLDDQLDVNYAVEEQASGSITASVGFAQSSGLILGGSITQNNFLGTGNYASLGLTRSSYQSKYNIGFTDPYFTTDGVSLGYNAFYSKTDYNKYYDDGVSYYAINSFGLGATLGYPINETSRLSFGLTAQHDSIEPGTYSADEIYDFIEREGKEFTNFKANLGWSESTLNKGVLATRGHSQNLNLMVTVPGSDLSFYKIDYTGQTFLPVSNNTSLRFHTKLGYGSGYGSTDGLPFYETYTAGGEGTVRGFESGTLGPRNTPATGAYASAGQAYYSDRDTESLGGNILITGGAEYLFPVPFIKDNKSVRTSLFWDVGTVYSDKCYLSTTQGCGSVDLGQMASSVGVGVTWYSPLGPLSVNLAYPIRTPENADKQVFQFSMGQTF from the coding sequence ATGAATTTTTCGCGCCTGCTCTGCTCGGTTGCGCTGCTGCTCAATACCTCACTGGCACTCGCCCAAGGCTTCAAAATCTCGGATATTCGAATCAACGGCCTGCAACGGGTCTCTGCGGGCAGCGTGTTCGGGGCATTACCCCTGAACGTCGGCGACGAAGCGGATGACCGGCGCCTGGTGGACTCAACCCGCGCGCTGTTCAAGACCGGTTACTTCCAGGACATCCAACTGAGCCGCGAAGGCGATGTGTTGATCATCAATGTAGTCGAGCGTCCTTCGGTTGCCAGTATCGAATTCGAGGGCAACAAGGCGATTGCCACCGATGACCTGATGAAAGGCATGAAGCAATCGGGCCTTGCCGAGGGCGAGATTTTCCAGCGCGCCACCCTGGAAGGGATACGCAACGAGTTGCAGCGCCAGTACGTTGCCCAGGGCCGGTACTCGGCGTCGGTCGACGCGCAGGTGGTGGCTCAGCCGCGTAACCGCGTGGGCTTGAAAATCAAGATCGACGAAGGTGAAGTGGCGTCGATCCAGCACATCAACGTGGTGGGCAACACGGTGTTCGCCGACGACGCCCTGATCGACCAGTTCACCCTCAAGACCAGCAACTGGCTGTCGTTTTTCAAGAACGACGACAAATACGCACGGGAGAAGCTGTCGGGCGACCTTGAACGCTTGCGCTCCTATTACCTGGACCGTGGCTATATCAACATGGATATCACCTCGACCCAGGTCTCGATGACCCCGGACAAAAAGCACGTCTACATCACCGTGAACATCCACGAAGGCCAGAAATACACGGTACGCGAGGTGAAGCTCAGTGGTGAGCTGAAAGTCCCGCAGGACCAGGTCCAGTCCTTGCTGCTGGTGCAGAAGGGCCAGGTGTTCTCACGCAAACTGATGACCACCACCTCGGAGCTGATTACCCGTCGCCTGGGCAACGAAGGCTACACGTTCGCCAACGTCAACGGCGTGCCGCAGGCCCACGATGAAGACCACACGGTTGACGTCACGTTCTCCGTCGACCCCGGTAAGCGGGCCTACGTCAACCGTATCAACTTCCGTGGCAATACCAAGACCGACGACAAGGTGCTGCGGCGGGAAATGCGCCAGATGGAAGGTGGCTGGGCATCGACGTACCTGATCGACCAGTCCAAGGTGCGCCTGGAGCGCCTGGGGTTCTTCAAAGAGGTGAACGTCGAGACGCCTGCGGTGGCCGGCCTCGACGACCAACTGGATGTGAACTACGCCGTGGAAGAACAGGCGTCCGGTTCGATTACCGCCAGTGTCGGCTTTGCCCAGAGTTCGGGGCTGATCCTCGGCGGCTCGATCACCCAGAACAACTTCCTCGGCACCGGCAACTACGCCAGCCTGGGGCTGACCCGCTCGTCCTACCAGAGCAAGTACAACATCGGTTTCACCGATCCCTACTTCACCACCGACGGGGTGAGCCTGGGTTACAACGCGTTCTACAGCAAGACCGACTACAACAAGTACTACGATGACGGGGTGTCCTATTACGCCATCAATAGTTTTGGCCTGGGCGCCACCCTCGGTTACCCGATCAATGAAACCTCGCGTTTGAGCTTTGGCCTGACGGCGCAACACGACAGTATCGAACCGGGCACCTACAGCGCCGACGAGATCTACGACTTTATCGAGCGCGAAGGCAAGGAATTCACCAACTTCAAGGCCAACCTCGGCTGGTCGGAATCGACCTTGAACAAAGGCGTGCTGGCGACTCGCGGGCATTCGCAAAACCTCAACCTGATGGTGACGGTGCCCGGCAGCGACCTGAGTTTCTACAAAATCGACTACACGGGGCAGACGTTCCTGCCTGTCAGCAACAACACATCACTGCGCTTTCACACCAAGCTCGGCTACGGCAGCGGCTACGGCTCCACGGACGGGCTGCCCTTCTATGAAACCTACACCGCCGGCGGCGAAGGCACGGTGCGCGGCTTTGAAAGCGGCACCCTCGGCCCGCGCAACACCCCGGCAACCGGTGCCTACGCCAGTGCCGGGCAGGCGTACTACTCGGACCGGGACACCGAATCGCTGGGCGGCAATATCCTGATAACAGGCGGCGCGGAGTACTTATTCCCGGTGCCGTTCATCAAAGACAACAAATCCGTGCGAACCTCGTTGTTCTGGGACGTGGGCACGGTGTATTCGGACAAGTGCTACCTCAGTACCACCCAAGGCTGCGGCAGCGTGGACCTGGGCCAGATGGCCAGTTCGGTGGGGGTTGGGGTGACGTGGTACAGCCCGCTGGGGCCGCTGAGTGTGAATTTGGCATACCCGATTCGCACGCCGGAGAACGCGGACAAGCAGGTGTTTCAGTTCTCCATGGGGCAGACGTTTTAA
- a CDS encoding lipopolysaccharide biosynthesis protein: MKQMPFVEAKPVADKKLALFAPVSAPWRSSASPMHLHDFAACRNVESGAVFIIASGLSAKSFPLEKFAHVPMITMNGAISMFMNTDIKPSFYACTDRSFSKQQPDLFNYAMAVSQRVALWEDHAQSSHARPTGQLYPLSKAPKPSWIDVALGRSKELVTDHSLIAFRKRSIGFSKDMSQGFFDARTVAYLAIQLAFHVGFSKVFLVGVDLDEKSGRFYETKNSTNSPCGLDQHYYTRILPSFELMSKKVMGDDFMVYNLSDISKIPASVIPRISVAQVEAMLHQ; this comes from the coding sequence ATGAAACAGATGCCCTTCGTCGAGGCCAAGCCTGTTGCCGACAAAAAGCTGGCTTTGTTTGCACCCGTGTCAGCGCCATGGCGTTCAAGCGCAAGCCCGATGCACCTGCACGATTTTGCTGCCTGTCGGAATGTCGAATCAGGCGCGGTTTTTATTATCGCTTCCGGCCTGTCAGCCAAATCATTCCCCCTCGAAAAGTTTGCGCACGTGCCCATGATCACCATGAATGGCGCCATTTCGATGTTTATGAACACCGATATCAAGCCGAGTTTTTACGCTTGCACGGACAGAAGCTTTTCCAAACAGCAGCCGGATTTATTCAATTACGCCATGGCTGTCAGCCAAAGGGTCGCGCTATGGGAAGACCACGCGCAATCCTCCCATGCTCGTCCAACCGGGCAGCTCTACCCGCTGTCCAAGGCTCCAAAACCGTCGTGGATCGATGTGGCGCTCGGAAGATCAAAAGAGCTGGTTACTGATCACTCCTTGATCGCCTTTCGGAAACGGTCCATCGGGTTCAGCAAGGACATGAGCCAGGGCTTTTTTGACGCCCGAACCGTGGCCTACCTGGCCATCCAGCTGGCATTCCACGTCGGGTTCTCCAAGGTTTTCCTGGTGGGCGTCGACCTGGACGAAAAGTCGGGGAGGTTTTACGAAACGAAAAACTCCACAAACTCCCCCTGCGGGCTCGACCAACACTATTACACCCGCATACTGCCGTCGTTCGAGTTGATGTCCAAAAAGGTCATGGGGGATGACTTCATGGTTTACAACTTATCCGATATTTCGAAGATTCCGGCGAGTGTGATTCCGCGTATCAGCGTCGCTCAAGTGGAAGCGATGCTCCACCAGTAG
- a CDS encoding DUF4145 domain-containing protein, whose protein sequence is MMHWMNVMQITSKKYQCGFCSNMVASSLGYFSGQNQFIYICTHCFNPTYWGNDAPQFPGLLPGSPVANLPESIEALYNEARQCAAAGAFTGAVLLCRKLLMNIGVAQGAPEGEPFISYVNYLANAGFIPPNGRGWVDHIRKKGNEATHEIALMSGGDAVDLISFAEMLMKFIYEFPSKIPAPSPG, encoded by the coding sequence ATGATGCATTGGATGAACGTGATGCAGATCACCTCTAAAAAATACCAATGCGGCTTCTGCAGCAATATGGTAGCCAGTTCATTGGGCTATTTTTCTGGGCAAAACCAATTCATCTACATATGCACTCACTGCTTCAATCCAACTTACTGGGGAAACGATGCGCCCCAGTTTCCGGGATTGCTTCCTGGCAGTCCGGTGGCAAACCTGCCAGAGAGTATTGAGGCCTTGTATAACGAAGCGAGGCAGTGTGCTGCAGCCGGCGCCTTTACCGGGGCAGTGCTTCTCTGCCGAAAGCTCCTGATGAATATTGGGGTTGCCCAGGGCGCACCAGAGGGCGAGCCTTTCATTTCATACGTGAATTATTTGGCGAATGCAGGGTTTATTCCTCCAAACGGACGTGGATGGGTTGACCACATACGGAAGAAAGGGAACGAAGCAACTCACGAAATAGCACTTATGAGCGGAGGTGATGCTGTAGATCTCATATCCTTTGCAGAGATGCTCATGAAGTTTATCTATGAATTCCCGAGCAAAATCCCGGCCCCCTCCCCTGGATAG
- a CDS encoding DUF4224 domain-containing protein, with amino-acid sequence MFLTKEEVAELTGYQKPSAQVRWLQEQQFGFVVGGDGIPKVLSQVVISRLGGQPAQKKSPELRLK; translated from the coding sequence ATGTTTTTAACGAAGGAAGAGGTGGCAGAGCTCACTGGCTATCAAAAGCCGAGCGCTCAAGTCAGATGGTTACAGGAGCAACAATTCGGATTTGTCGTGGGAGGTGACGGCATCCCAAAAGTGCTAAGCCAAGTCGTAATCAGTCGCCTGGGAGGTCAGCCGGCTCAGAAAAAAAGCCCTGAGCTCCGACTAAAATAA
- a CDS encoding excisionase translates to MTKLTLAEWAADHFKTPPSPNTLRKWAREGRITPQPIKHGRNYYLEANSQYLEPEKLARRTTGGTLIERIEADRRRLGL, encoded by the coding sequence ATGACCAAATTGACTCTCGCAGAATGGGCTGCTGACCACTTTAAAACGCCGCCTAGCCCGAATACCCTGCGCAAATGGGCCCGCGAAGGCCGCATTACCCCCCAACCTATCAAGCACGGCCGTAATTACTACCTAGAGGCGAATTCGCAGTACCTTGAACCCGAGAAGCTTGCGAGAAGAACTACCGGCGGTACTCTCATAGAAAGAATTGAGGCGGATCGACGCAGGCTCGGATTATGA
- a CDS encoding Arc family DNA-binding protein, which produces MTSTQYDSRTADKFVVRLPDGLRAEIEAVAQADDRSMNSVFVKATRQYLDGQNRQQILLDTLANTVTTPIRVNSNPSNSGDLPSGLVPPAIGSYWAGQGGIYGGRREYPEGLCYVIFAVTDVGRHSYGEHGTNVEATSGIDGRENTAILINREGSHPAADAASAYTRDGHNDFYLPSSGELHHGYLYLPESFEKDWYISSTQRSAYGAYFMDFEDGWLNDNVMLSERLARPVRRFLQ; this is translated from the coding sequence ATGACCTCAACACAATACGATTCCCGCACCGCCGACAAGTTTGTGGTCCGCCTGCCCGATGGGCTGCGCGCAGAGATTGAAGCCGTAGCCCAGGCTGATGATCGCAGCATGAACAGCGTCTTCGTGAAGGCTACTCGACAGTATTTGGATGGTCAGAACCGTCAGCAGATCCTGCTGGATACGCTGGCCAATACTGTTACCACCCCGATCCGAGTGAATTCAAATCCAAGTAATTCAGGCGATCTACCGAGCGGTCTTGTACCGCCGGCGATCGGCTCCTACTGGGCAGGCCAGGGCGGGATCTACGGTGGCCGCCGCGAGTACCCGGAAGGCCTGTGCTACGTCATCTTCGCCGTCACGGATGTGGGCCGGCACAGCTATGGCGAGCACGGCACCAACGTCGAGGCTACCAGTGGCATCGACGGGCGCGAGAACACCGCAATCCTGATCAATCGCGAAGGTTCTCACCCAGCCGCCGACGCGGCATCTGCCTACACCCGCGACGGGCACAACGATTTCTATCTGCCCTCCTCTGGCGAACTGCATCACGGCTACCTGTACCTGCCTGAATCGTTCGAGAAGGACTGGTACATCAGCAGCACGCAGCGCTCCGCCTACGGCGCCTACTTCATGGACTTTGAAGATGGCTGGCTCAACGACAACGTCATGCTCAGCGAGCGGCTCGCGCGCCCTGTCCGCAGATTCCTTCAGTAA
- a CDS encoding phage integrase Arm DNA-binding domain-containing protein, whose product MAPRPRNKANKSLPQNLYFDARRSTYRYRRPTDGKWFQFGGDRIKAIDAAKQLNLEFMRGADLVGAVLSASSESFATFLDTYERDVLPPRELAKGTLGLYAVHFRRFRKQFEGKAVDQITIRMIAEMLDVITPRSANQSRALLIDIFNHAAAKGLCPDNPAASTINRIEKKQRKRHTVEGLKAIRDKSPAWLQNAIDLALITAQRRTDILDMRFDGVREGFLYVVQKKTAKATDAAWIRFRVTPELQAVISRCRDDVVSPYLVHRKPDRLKQKQAQTKDHWTKVEERYLTRAFKEAREAANCYAGWKEEEMPGFHEVRALSLHLYKKAGKDGQKIAGHASEGMTKNYQRDHEEIIWSEAIPDLNISEITG is encoded by the coding sequence ATGGCACCCCGGCCGCGGAACAAGGCGAATAAGAGCCTCCCGCAGAACCTATACTTCGATGCGAGACGGTCGACATACCGCTACCGTCGGCCGACCGATGGGAAGTGGTTCCAGTTCGGCGGCGATCGCATCAAAGCGATCGATGCCGCCAAACAACTGAACCTGGAGTTCATGCGTGGCGCTGACCTGGTCGGCGCCGTGCTCTCTGCGTCGTCGGAATCGTTCGCCACATTCCTCGATACCTACGAGCGTGACGTACTCCCCCCGCGCGAGCTTGCAAAAGGGACCCTGGGCCTTTATGCCGTGCACTTCCGACGTTTCCGGAAGCAGTTTGAGGGCAAAGCGGTCGACCAGATCACTATCCGCATGATCGCGGAGATGCTGGACGTCATTACGCCGCGCTCCGCGAACCAATCTCGGGCACTGCTGATCGACATTTTCAACCACGCAGCCGCCAAAGGTCTTTGCCCTGACAACCCAGCAGCCAGCACCATCAACAGGATCGAGAAGAAACAGCGTAAACGGCACACCGTCGAAGGGTTGAAGGCAATCAGGGATAAGTCGCCAGCCTGGCTACAGAATGCAATTGACCTGGCACTGATCACCGCCCAGCGTCGCACAGACATCCTGGACATGCGCTTTGATGGGGTCAGGGAAGGTTTTCTCTACGTCGTGCAGAAGAAGACGGCCAAGGCTACCGACGCGGCCTGGATTCGATTCAGGGTTACGCCCGAGCTGCAGGCTGTCATTAGCCGATGCCGAGACGATGTTGTGTCGCCGTACCTGGTGCACCGCAAGCCGGATCGACTGAAACAGAAGCAGGCACAGACGAAGGACCACTGGACGAAGGTTGAGGAGCGGTATTTGACGCGAGCATTCAAGGAGGCCAGGGAGGCTGCGAACTGCTACGCGGGGTGGAAGGAAGAAGAGATGCCGGGCTTCCACGAGGTACGAGCGCTGTCGCTGCACCTGTACAAGAAAGCCGGGAAGGATGGGCAGAAGATTGCAGGTCATGCGAGCGAGGGAATGACCAAGAACTACCAGCGAGACCACGAGGAAATCATCTGGTCCGAGGCGATTCCGGACCTGAATATCAGCGAAATCACCGGGTAG
- a CDS encoding MerR family transcriptional regulator, with protein MLEPSHNDELPVIPGKRYFTIGEVSELCAVKPHVLRYWEQEFPQLNPVKRTGNRRYYQRQDVLMIRQIRALLYDQGFTISGARQRMSGDEAKDDTTQYKQLIRQMISELEDVLVVLKK; from the coding sequence ATGCTGGAACCAAGTCATAACGACGAGCTACCCGTCATCCCAGGCAAACGCTACTTCACCATTGGTGAAGTCAGCGAGCTCTGTGCGGTAAAACCGCACGTGCTGCGCTATTGGGAGCAGGAGTTTCCTCAACTCAACCCTGTCAAACGCACTGGGAACCGTCGGTATTATCAGCGCCAGGATGTGCTGATGATCCGACAGATCCGTGCGTTGCTGTATGACCAGGGGTTCACCATCAGCGGCGCGCGCCAGCGTATGTCCGGTGATGAAGCCAAAGACGACACCACCCAGTACAAGCAACTGATCCGCCAGATGATCTCCGAACTGGAAGATGTGCTGGTGGTTTTGAAAAAATGA
- the ihfA gene encoding integration host factor subunit alpha — MGALTKAEMAERLYEELGLNKREAKELVELFFEEIRHALEDNEQVKLSGFGNFDLRDKRQRPGRNPKTGEEIPITARRVVTFRPGQKLKARVEAYAGTKS, encoded by the coding sequence ATGGGGGCTTTGACGAAAGCTGAGATGGCGGAACGTCTGTACGAAGAGTTGGGTCTGAACAAGCGCGAGGCCAAGGAATTGGTCGAGCTGTTTTTTGAAGAGATCAGACACGCTCTGGAAGACAACGAACAGGTCAAATTGTCCGGTTTCGGCAATTTTGATCTGCGGGACAAACGCCAGCGGCCTGGCCGCAATCCAAAAACGGGAGAAGAAATCCCGATCACGGCTCGCCGTGTGGTCACCTTTCGTCCAGGGCAGAAGTTGAAGGCCCGAGTTGAGGCTTATGCTGGAACCAAGTCATAA
- the pheT gene encoding phenylalanine--tRNA ligase subunit beta, translated as MKFSEQWLRGWVSPQVDRDALVARLSMAGLEVDSVTPAAGVFSGVVVGEVLSTEQHPDADKLRVCQVSNGTETFQVVCGAPNVRPGLKIPFAMIGAELPGDFKIKKAKLRGVESNGMLCSQAELQVGEGNDGLMELPADAPVGQDIRVYLELEDASIEVDLTPNRGDCLSLAGLAREVGALYNAPVTRPVVAAVAAVHDEVRPIEVLAPNACPRYLGRVIRNVDLSKPTPLWMVERLRRADVRSIDAAVDITNYVMLELGQPLHAFDLAEINGGIRVRMAEEGEKLVLLDGQEVSLRADTLVIADHSRALAIAGVMGGEHSGVSATTRDVFLESAFFDQIAIAGKARSYGLHTDASHRYERGVDWKLAREAMERATGLLLEITGGEAGPITETVSEQYLPSVAPITLRAKSVEQMLGLVIAPAEIEQLLSALGLNISAGGEGQWHVDVPSHRFDISLEVDLIEELARLYGYNRLPVRYPQARLAPQPKAEARAHLPELRRLLVARGYQEAVTYSFIDPKQFELFNPGVEPLLLANPISNDMAAMRSSLWPGLVKALSHNLNRQRDRVRMFESGLRFVGQLDGLKQEPMLAGVVCGSRLPEGWAQGRDAVDFFDVKADVEAVLGFAGALDDFTFVPGNHPALHPGQTARIEREGRLVGFIGAIHPELSKTLGLDRPVFVFELVLAEVASGKMPKFSELSRFPEVRRDLALIADREVAATAVLDVIRENAGEWLTDLRLFDVYQGKGIDPHRKSLAVGLTWQHPSRTLNDDEVNTTTQNILTSLEQRLNATLRK; from the coding sequence ATGAAATTCAGTGAACAATGGCTGCGCGGCTGGGTAAGCCCGCAGGTAGATCGCGACGCGCTGGTTGCGCGTCTGTCGATGGCCGGTCTTGAGGTCGATAGCGTTACGCCGGCCGCCGGTGTTTTCAGTGGCGTAGTCGTGGGTGAGGTGCTGAGCACCGAGCAACACCCCGATGCCGACAAATTGCGTGTGTGCCAGGTCAGCAATGGCACGGAAACCTTCCAGGTCGTGTGCGGAGCGCCTAACGTGCGCCCCGGCCTGAAGATCCCGTTCGCCATGATCGGCGCCGAACTGCCGGGCGACTTCAAGATCAAGAAAGCCAAGCTACGCGGTGTCGAGTCCAACGGCATGCTGTGCTCCCAGGCGGAGTTGCAAGTAGGCGAGGGCAATGATGGCCTGATGGAGCTGCCGGCCGATGCACCTGTGGGCCAGGACATTCGTGTCTACCTGGAGCTGGAAGACGCCAGTATCGAGGTCGACCTGACCCCGAACCGTGGCGACTGCCTGTCCCTGGCCGGCCTGGCACGTGAAGTGGGCGCGTTGTACAACGCGCCAGTCACTCGTCCAGTGGTTGCCGCAGTGGCTGCGGTCCACGATGAAGTGCGTCCGATCGAAGTACTGGCACCAAACGCCTGCCCACGCTACCTGGGGCGCGTGATCCGCAACGTTGACCTGTCCAAGCCAACCCCGTTGTGGATGGTTGAGCGTCTGCGCCGCGCCGACGTGCGTAGCATCGACGCTGCCGTCGACATCACCAACTACGTGATGCTTGAGCTGGGCCAGCCGCTGCACGCTTTCGATCTCGCCGAAATCAATGGCGGCATCCGTGTGCGCATGGCCGAAGAAGGCGAGAAGCTTGTATTGCTCGACGGCCAGGAAGTCAGCCTGCGCGCCGACACCCTGGTGATCGCTGACCATTCCCGCGCCCTGGCGATTGCCGGTGTGATGGGGGGCGAGCACAGCGGTGTGTCCGCGACCACGCGCGATGTATTCCTTGAAAGCGCGTTCTTCGACCAGATTGCCATCGCTGGCAAGGCCCGCTCCTACGGCCTGCACACCGATGCCTCACATCGCTATGAGCGCGGGGTGGACTGGAAACTCGCCCGCGAAGCCATGGAGCGCGCCACTGGCCTGCTGCTGGAAATCACCGGTGGCGAAGCCGGCCCGATCACTGAGACTGTCAGTGAACAGTATCTGCCGTCCGTTGCGCCGATCACCCTGCGCGCCAAAAGTGTCGAGCAAATGCTTGGCCTGGTCATCGCTCCGGCTGAAATCGAGCAATTGTTGTCGGCCCTCGGGTTGAACATTTCTGCGGGTGGGGAAGGGCAGTGGCATGTTGACGTGCCAAGCCATCGCTTCGATATCAGCCTGGAAGTCGATCTGATCGAAGAGTTGGCTCGCCTGTACGGTTACAACCGCCTGCCGGTTCGTTACCCGCAAGCGCGCCTGGCACCGCAACCCAAGGCAGAAGCGCGTGCGCACCTGCCTGAGCTGCGCCGTCTGCTGGTTGCCCGTGGCTATCAGGAAGCGGTGACCTACAGCTTCATCGATCCGAAGCAGTTCGAACTGTTCAACCCGGGCGTCGAGCCGCTGTTGCTGGCCAATCCGATCTCCAACGACATGGCCGCCATGCGTTCATCCCTGTGGCCGGGCCTGGTGAAAGCCCTTTCCCATAACCTGAACCGTCAGCGAGACCGCGTGCGCATGTTCGAAAGCGGCCTGCGGTTTGTCGGGCAACTCGACGGCCTGAAGCAAGAGCCAATGCTGGCCGGCGTTGTTTGCGGCAGTCGCTTGCCGGAAGGCTGGGCGCAAGGCCGGGATGCCGTGGACTTCTTCGACGTTAAAGCGGACGTGGAAGCGGTACTGGGCTTTGCCGGTGCACTGGACGACTTCACATTTGTGCCAGGCAACCACCCGGCGTTGCACCCTGGTCAGACTGCGCGTATCGAGCGCGAAGGTCGTCTGGTGGGCTTCATCGGGGCCATCCACCCGGAACTGTCGAAAACCCTTGGGCTCGACCGCCCGGTCTTCGTCTTCGAGCTGGTCCTGGCCGAAGTGGCCTCGGGCAAGATGCCTAAATTCAGCGAGTTGTCGCGCTTCCCTGAAGTGCGTCGCGACCTGGCCCTGATCGCCGATCGTGAAGTCGCCGCTACTGCCGTTCTGGATGTAATCCGTGAAAATGCAGGGGAATGGCTGACAGACCTCAGGCTATTTGACGTCTATCAGGGTAAAGGCATTGATCCGCATAGAAAAAGCCTTGCAGTTGGCTTGACCTGGCAGCATCCATCGCGCACTCTTAATGACGATGAGGTGAATACCACGACACAAAATATCCTCACCTCGCTCGAACAAAGGTTAAACGCCACGTTAAGGAAGTGA